Genomic DNA from Sardina pilchardus chromosome 4, fSarPil1.1, whole genome shotgun sequence:
AAGCCTCTCATCTATAGGACAAACAAGGGCCACAAGGGCGCTACTCTTGTACTCATAGGCTTCTGCAAAGCCCCTCTTCAGCTCTCCGCTGGGTTTGAGGACGTTAGTATGTAGCTTGGCTTTACACCTCTGATCATCATGTCCAAAGGgttttgtgtgtctgctctGGGGCTGCTGGCCTGGCTGTGGTTCTGCTGCCCGGGGCCGACCGTGGGAAGCAAAGTGCTGGTCATGCCTGTGGACGGTAGCCACTGGCTCAGCATGAAGGTGCTGGTGAATGAGCTCTCGCGGAGGGGACACGAAATAGTGGTGCTGGTGCCCGAGACCAGCATCCTCATTGGAGAATCTAAAAGCTACCAGGCAAGAACCTTCAAGGTGCCTTACACCAAGGCAGAGTTGGACGGCAGCATTGACAACATCAAGGATGCGGTGTTCCAGAAGAAGCCCGAGTTCTCCGACATATTCGCCACAGTGCAGAGACTGATCACTTTCACCAGCATGCAGGTGAAGGGCTGTGAGGCTCTGCTGTACGACCAGCCACTCATGCAGCAGCTCCGCAGCGAAGGCTTCGAGCTCCTGCTCACAGACCCCTTCCTGCCGTGCGGCTCCATCATTGCAGAGGCGTTCTCGCTGCCAGCGGTCTACTTCCTGCGTGGCATGCCCTGTGGCCTTGACTACAGTGCGGCCCAGTGTCCCTCGCCAGTGTCCTTTGTCCCTCGCTTCATGTCAGGATACAGTGATGTCATGAATTTCCCTCAGAGGGTGAAGAACATGATTTTGACTGTGATGGAGTCATACCTTTGTCGTTTGCTTTATGCCAGTTTTGACGAGTTGTCCAGTAGGTATCTGGAGAAAGACATCACCTACAAGGACCTTTTGGGTCACGGGGCTATCTGGCTGCTGCGGTACGACTTTACCTTCGAGTATCCAAAGCCACTTATGCCCAACCTGATCCACATAGGGGGAATTAACTGCGCAAAGACAAATCCTCTACCTGCGGTAGGTTGTTTTTATCCAAAAG
This window encodes:
- the LOC134078272 gene encoding UDP-glucuronosyltransferase-like isoform X5 yields the protein MSKGFCVSALGLLAWLWFCCPGPTVGSKVLVMPVDGSHWLSMKVLVNELSRRGHEIVVLVPETSILIGESKSYQARTFKVPYTKAELDGSIDNIKDAVFQKKPEFSDIFATVQRLITFTSMQVKGCEALLYDQPLMQQLRSEGFELLLTDPFLPCGSIIAEAFSLPAVYFLRGMPCGLDYSAAQCPSPVSFVPRFMSGYSDVMNFPQRVKNMILTVMESYLCRLLYASFDELSSRYLEKDITYKDLLGHGAIWLLRYDFTFEYPKPLMPNLIHIGGINCAKTNPLPAEVEEFVSGSGTHGFVVFTLGSMVSQMPEDKAQVFFEAFRQIPQRVLWRYTGPVPENAPKNVKLMKWLPQNDLLGHPLVKAFITHGGSHGIYEGIHNGVPMVMLPLFGDQADNVQRMVARGVAESLTIAGVTTPELLEALNKVINDTSYKANMMKLSAVHRDRPIEPLDLAVFWTEFVMRHKGAEHLRPAAHELNWVQYHSLDVIALLTTVVLTVVLVAVKSCMFCVKKCTGNKTKANKNKNKKE